The Actinomadura graeca nucleotide sequence TCCTGGCTCTCCATCGACCGGACGACCTACCGCCCGGTGCTCATCGCGGGCGAGTACTGCCGTCCGTCGGCCCCGCGCGGCCGGGTCGTCACCTGGCCGCTCAGCGGCCTGACCGGCGGCGCCTCCCACGTCCGCGCCGACTGGATCGCGCTCCTGCCCGATGACAAGATCCAGGGCGGTGTCCGCACGCACGGCCAGTGGTGGTTCACGCACAACCGGGGCACGCGGCGCGGGCAGCTCCTCACGGCGTACCGCGACTGGGACGAGTGGGGCGGCGTGCGGCGGATGACGATCTCCCACGGCCCGGAGGACCTGTCCTGCTACCGGGGGCAGGGCCGCCTCTGGACGGTCGCCGAGCACGCCCACCGGCGGGCGCTCTACGGCCTGCCCGCGCGCTCCTGCTACTGACCGCGCGCCGGGACGCTCAGGCGCCGACCTCCTGACGCGCGGGCGCCGCGCCGGACACGGGACGTCGCCCGGCGGCGTGTCCCAGCGCGACGGTGCCGAGGGCCGCGACGGCGAGGACGGCGCCGATCCACGCCGTGGCCCGGTATCCGGCCCCGGCGTCCAGGGCCAGCCCGCCGAGCCAGGGCCCGGCCGTGATGCCGACGTTGAACGCCGCGACGTTCCCCGCGGCGGCGAGGGTCGGGGCGCCGCCGGTCAGCGCGAAGACCCGCGTGTTCAGCGTCGGGTTGGTCGCGAACCCGAACCCGCCCAGCAGGAACACCAGGGCCACGGCGGGCACCGGCGAGCCCGCCGTCAGGGCCAGCGCCGCCGAGGTGACCGCCAGGCCCGCGACGCCGGTGTAGAGGGTGGGGACGGCGCGCGTGTCGGCCGTCCGCCCGCCGGCCGTGATGCCGATGAGCGCGCCGACGCCGTACAGCGCGAGGACGGCCGGCACCCACCGCTCGGCGAGGCCGGTCGTGCCGGTCAGCATGGCGCCGAGGTAGCCGAACGTGACCAGCAAGGCGCCCGTGGCCAGGGACGTCGTCGCATACGTGAGCCACACCTGGGGCCGCGCCAGCGCGCGCAGCTCGTCCCGGACGCGCGGCGCCTTCCCCTCGGGACGGCCCGGCGGGACGGTCGCCGCCACCCCGGCCAT carries:
- a CDS encoding Cmx/CmrA family chloramphenicol efflux MFS transporter; amino-acid sequence: MPRAVYVLGLAIFAQGTSELMLAGLLPEMAADLGVSVPRAGLLISAFAIGMLAGAPVLAVLTLRWPRRRSLLAFLAAFALTHAVGALTPGYGVLFATRIAGAFVYAGFWAVAAVVAVGLVPGGARGRAMGIVAGGLTLATIVGLPAGTVIGQHLGWRAAFWAVAALSALAMAGVAATVPPGRPEGKAPRVRDELRALARPQVWLTYATTSLATGALLVTFGYLGAMLTGTTGLAERWVPAVLALYGVGALIGITAGGRTADTRAVPTLYTGVAGLAVTSAALALTAGSPVPAVALVFLLGGFGFATNPTLNTRVFALTGGAPTLAAAGNVAAFNVGITAGPWLGGLALDAGAGYRATAWIGAVLAVAALGTVALGHAAGRRPVSGAAPARQEVGA